A window of Erpetoichthys calabaricus chromosome 12, fErpCal1.3, whole genome shotgun sequence contains these coding sequences:
- the LOC114662468 gene encoding integral membrane protein 2A-like: MVKIVCNTALMQKGLVKEAEGLVPEKDPETAAVYTNENSTGRCLLTLLGLAFILTGLIVGGACVYRYFIPKHKVYHGGMHYAEQGNIKPLNLETREPYYLPMIDEEMEIRDNVAIIKVPVPRFADTDPAAILHDFDRKLTAYLDLKLSNCYVIPLNTSVVMPPRDLLDLFIELMTASYNTYLIHEDLVVTERIDDITELGFYIYELCEGKDTYKMQRRNEIIGLQKRSAPTCLKIRHFENIFVTETNICKA; this comes from the exons gATCCTGAAACTGCAGCTGTTTACACCAATGAAAACTCCACTGGAAGATGCTTGTTGACTCTTTTGGGCCTTGCATTTATTCTGACTGGGCTCATTGTTGGCGGTGCCTGTGTATATCGATATTTTATTCCTAAA CATAAAGTTTATCATGGAGGAATGCACTATGCTGAACAGGGCAACATTAAACCACTGAATTTGGAAACAAGAGAGCCCTATTATTTGCCCATGATTGATGAAGAGATGGAAATCAGAGACAATGTTGCAATTATCAAAGTTCCTGTACCCcgctttgctgacaccgacccaGCAGCCATTCTGCATGACTTTGACAGG aaactGACTGCCTATCTGGATTTAAAGCTGAGTAATTGCTATGTTATCCCACTGAATACGTCTGTGGTTATGCCTCCTCGGGATTTACTGGATCTCTTTATTGAATTGATG ACTGCATCCTATAACACCTATTTGATTCATGAGGATCTGGTGGTAACTGAAAGAATTGATGATATCACAGAGCTGGGCTTCTATATTTATGAGCTCTGTGAAGGTAAAGACACATACAAAATGCAACGCAGAAATGAGATTATAg GCCTTCAGAAGCGATCCGCTCCAACCTGCTTAAAGATCAGACACTTTGAAAATATCTTTGTGACAGAAACGAATATCTGCaaggcttaa